Sequence from the Chelonoidis abingdonii isolate Lonesome George chromosome 1, CheloAbing_2.0, whole genome shotgun sequence genome:
CAGCACAAAATGGCAGTGGAAGTTGAAATACTGCAGAAATCCAACAGGACCAAAACAGAGGAAACGTGAACTATGTGCGCCATTGTCCCAGCAACTTTACACTGCAAACAGTGCAAGTTTAACCTGTGGGAACACAGAAGGGAAGATCTACCTcagctctccccttccttcccctcctcccaaaacagaGATACATACCTTTCATTTCCTCTTCCCAGTAACTCATTCCAAGATGGCTACTAGGCACTAACGCTGCACTTAGtaagtatgggccagatcttcagctggtgtaattcagtGTGGCTTCATCAACTTAAGTGCAGCtccaccaatttacaccaggtgaCAATCTGATCCATGTGTGTCTATTGCAAATCCCTCTGTTGTATAAACCTGCTTCCACCTGTTACTGAGAGTAAAAACCATAATGGCATGAGAGAGCTGCTATATGAGAAACTGAGAAAACAGCTCCTGTATTCAGCCTCTTACTCTGCACATCTGAGGTCTCACCTTGACTATTCTTGATTTCCAAGGCAATTCCACCAGCAATACCCAATGGATCTTGCCAGGCAGGACCCCACTCTCTCCTCAGCTTCATGAGAACAGGATGTACATGCAGTTTCTTCACAGGTTCAGTGGGACTAGTGGTGGTGCACCTTTGACTGATCACATATACCCAACTTAGCAAGGATGACACTGCTGTTGGACTCCACACTAGCAGAAAAGTCAGCCATGTGCATACTTCTTCTGCAAGCCTTACACCCCTACATACTGCCTGTACAATCATCATGCAGAGTTCACTCTGTAATACAATCACTGCTATACACAGTCTTATCAAAAAATCCTAGTTGGGTTGCTATGCACTTCTGGGtctgagtgggagagagaggagaaaggaaaacaacaagGTAGATGAAACAGGAAACACATGAGGGAGGGGAAGTCAGACAGTGGGAAAAATACTAGATGTCAACAATAAGTTTGCTCAAATTGCCATTGGATTCACTGGCCCAGTTCCACCCACTCTAACATGGAAATGAAGGGGTTCACTCCTTCATAGGGAAAAGAGGGCACAGTGTTTTAGTAGAAGGTTGGAACACCTGCAGCAggccttaaaaacaaacactgcaCAATggtgcctcctccccaccccctgcagtcaACAGATAACAGCTGGGACAGAGAACAGTGGAAGTGGACCAGTAGCACCAAGAAATCCCGCAGGAGCACCAACTTCACAGCAGGAAGTAAAGGTGGCCTAAAGAAaaaagatggggggagagggacaacAGTTAGTAAGAGTCAAAGTCCATCTTGCCCAGACAACCCCAACATCAGTCTCCCATGTAAAGTCCCATTACGTCTGCAGCAAGACCTGTGGCTCTGAGAAGGAGCTGTAGAGAGTGTAGCCCAACTCATCCACTTCTTCAGGGGTGAGCTCTGAAAACAAGTTCACCTTGGGATTCAGAGCACTTGGTAAGACACCAGCCTCCAAGTAGCCAATCAGTCCCTTCAGTGCCTGCAAGAAGCGGTCAGCTAGCACATCTTGGGACCAGTCAGACTCCTCTTGGGCCAGGTGCAGGATGACATTGGTGAGCTGGCTGGCAGTGAGGCGGCCCAGTGCTGGGTTTGACTTGCACACAGCTTTGAGAATCTTGAGGCACAAGCAACGGCAGCCAGAATCGCCTTGGTCCAGGGCCCGCAGGCGAGCTGTCTCTGCTGGCCGCAGGCTCAGTCGCCATAGATTGTCATACTGGGCCAATCGATGGGGTTTGGCCACCAGGATAGTGTCACCCAGTGTCAGGGATGGTAGGAAGTCAATAAGAAGGTGTCGCTCTGGCTCATACTGGACTTCCAGTGTCAGGGTCTCTGGGGGTGCTGCCGGACGGATCACGTAGTCCAGGAGGGACCCAATGGCTGGCCAATTGATGGAGCCTGCCACTACTTTCTCAAAGGTGTCTGTCACAGCCTTGGGGGAGAGGTAGCCCCCCACCACACAGCGGTCCCAGTAGCTGCTCCCACGGGGGAAGTACTCTGGGTTTTCCCGACGCACCAGGCAGAATCCAGGGATGTTCATGATGGTGTCCTCACCTGGAATGCATGACCACAGGTTCCGCTCCAAGACCAGAGGCACAATGAGCTGAATGTGATCAGCT
This genomic interval carries:
- the MIEF1 gene encoding mitochondrial dynamics protein MIEF1 isoform X3, with translation MAGAGERKGKKDDNGIGTAIDFVLSNARLVLGVGGAAMLGIATLAVKRMYDRAISAPSSPTRLSQSGKRSWEEPNWLGSSSRLLNQDMKTSLSRSLQTLPTDPSALDADAFRPAKPKPSAKRSQVELKKSHLRLSLQEKLFAYYRKKVAIPAEEQARAKQAAVDICSELRSFLRAKLPDMPLRDMYLSGSLYDDLQVVTADHIQLIVPLVLERNLWSCIPGEDTIMNIPGFCLVRRENPEYFPRGSSYWDRCVVGGYLSPKAVTDTFEKVVAGSINWPAIGSLLDYVIRPAAPPETLTLEVQYEPERHLLIDFLPSLTLGDTILVAKPHRLAQYDNLWRLSLRPAETARLRALDQGDSGCRCLCLKILKAVCKSNPALGRLTASQLTNVILHLAQEESDWSQDVLADRFLQALKGLIGYLEAGVLPSALNPKAPACLPYQD
- the MIEF1 gene encoding mitochondrial dynamics protein MIEF1 isoform X2, translated to MAGAGERKGKKDDNGIGTAIDFVLSNARLVLGVGGAAMLGIATLAVKRMYDRAISAPSSPTRLSQSGKRSWEEPNWLGSSSRLLNQDMKTSLSRSLQTLPTDPSALDADAFRPAKPKPSAKRSQVELKKSHLRLSLQEKLFAYYRKKVAIPAEEQARAKQAAVDICSELRSFLRAKLPDMPLRDMYLSGSLYDDLQVVTADHIQLIVPLVLERNLWSCIPGEDTIMNIPGFCLVRRENPEYFPRGSSYWDRCVVGGYLSPKAVTDTFEKVVAGSINWPAIGSLLDYVIRPAAPPETLTLEVQYEPERHLLIDFLPSLTLGDTILVAKPHRLAQYDNLWRLSLRPAETARLRALDQGDSGCRCLCLKILKAVCKSNPALGRLTASQLTNVILHLAQEESDWSQDVLADRFLQALKGLIGYLEAGVLPSALNPKATFTSCCEVGAPAGFLGATGPLPLFSVPAVIC
- the MIEF1 gene encoding mitochondrial dynamics protein MIEF1 isoform X1 → MAGAGERKGKKDDNGIGTAIDFVLSNARLVLGVGGAAMLGIATLAVKRMYDRAISAPSSPTRLSQSGKRSWEEPNWLGSSSRLLNQDMKTSLSRSLQTLPTDPSALDADAFRPAKPKPSAKRSQVELKKSHLRLSLQEKLFAYYRKKVAIPAEEQARAKQAAVDICSELRSFLRAKLPDMPLRDMYLSGSLYDDLQVVTADHIQLIVPLVLERNLWSCIPGEDTIMNIPGFCLVRRENPEYFPRGSSYWDRCVVGGYLSPKAVTDTFEKVVAGSINWPAIGSLLDYVIRPAAPPETLTLEVQYEPERHLLIDFLPSLTLGDTILVAKPHRLAQYDNLWRLSLRPAETARLRALDQGDSGCRCLCLKILKAVCKSNPALGRLTASQLTNVILHLAQEESDWSQDVLADRFLQALKGLIGYLEAGVLPSALNPKVNLFSELTPEEVDELGYTLYSSFSEPQATFTSCCEVGAPAGFLGATGPLPLFSVPAVIC